GTAAAGTGGATTTAATTAAATAGCACGTTAAACCAATGAAGGAGAGGAGTACCTTTTCATGATGCCTCAGAGAGAGCCGTGTTGCTGGGAAGCGGTAGGATAGTGATCTGGGAATGGACTCCTGAGGGCGCAGGGAAATGCAGTTTGTACTGCAGAGTATATGGCGACGTGAAGGCATACGTCAGTTGCCAGGGGTATGTTGGTATCCTGTGAGTATCGTACGATAATCATTGTGTGGTGTACTAGTACCCTGATAAGAGCATAGGTAATCCTATGAATTCAAGGTGGCACCGCGGAATATCTGATAATTTTCGTCCTTGATAGAAACTTATGTTTCTGTCAGGGACTTTTTTATATGATAAGGTAATTCCGTCCTGGATAGAAACGAACATTTTATTCTCAGGGAGGCAGACATGACATTTTATCCGGATTTAGACACGATCAAAACTTATGCAGCAAGCGGCAATTACGATATTGTTCCTGTAAGCTGCACTCTTCTCTCCGACTTCATAACACCAATTGAAGTCATGCGAAAGCTCAAAAAGGCATCCACTCACTGCTATATGCTCGAATCAGCCCAGGCAGATGAGAAATGGGGCAGGTATACCTTTCTTGGATATGACCCTAAGCTTGAAATCACATGCATTAACGGACATATGAAGATAGGTGACAGTTCTTTTGACACTAAAGACCCATCTGCTCATATCAGAGATATCATGCACAGTCACAGAAGTCCTAAGCTTTCCACTCTTCCAACCTTTACAGGAGGTCTTGTAGGTTATTTTTCCTATGATTATCTGACTTATTCAGAACCGACTGCCAAGGTAAGCGTCAACGACACAGAGGAATTCAAAGATGTGGATCTTATGCTATTCGACAAGGTCATTGTTTTTGACAATGTAACGCAAAGGATAATCCTCATCGCCAACATGAATTTGAATTCAAACGCTGCAGGTTCAGCTTCAGATGTAAGCTTCAGTACACTTGAAGATAACTATAATGAAGCTGTTTCAGAGCTTAATAAGATAAAAGATCTCCTCATATACGGAGAGAAACAAATAGAGCCCAAAGGGAAGTTACTCAGCCCTATAAAGCCTTTGTTTGACAAGGAAACCTACTCTGACATGGTTATCCGCGCTAAAAAGCATATCTTCGAGGGTGATATTTTCCAGATCGTACTCTCCAACTATCTGACAGCGGATTATGAAGGAAGTCTCTTTGAAACATACAGAAGGCTTCGCACTATCAACCCTTCGCCCTACATGTTTTATTTTTCAGGGACAGATGTTGAGATTGCAGGTGCATCTCCCGAAACGCTGGTAAAACTTGAAGATGGTGTCCTCCACACCTTTCCTCTTGCAGGAACACGAAAAAGAGGAACTACAGAAGCTGAAGATATAGCCTTGGAAAAAGAGCTTCTTGCCGATGAAAAGGAGCTGGCTGAGCACAACATGCTCGTTGACCTTGGAAGAAATGATCTTGGTAAGATCAGTAAATTTGGGACTGTAGAAGTTGAAAAGCTTCATTCTATCGAAAGGTTCTCCCACGTTATGCATATCGGCTCTACCGTTCGAGGGATCATCAGAGATGACAGGGATGCTCTTGATGCAATAGAAGCCGTGCTTCCAGCAGGAACTCTTTCAGGAGCTCCCAAAATCCGCGCCTGCCAGCTTATTGGGGCTCTCGAGGGCAATAAGCGCGGCGTCTACGGAGGTGCTATCGGATACATTGATTTTTCAGGAAACATGGATGCCTGCATAGCCATAAGGCTTCTCTACAAGAAAAACGGCAAAGTCTTTGTAAGAAGCGGCGCAGGAATAGTCGCAGATTCTAACCCGGAAAAAGAATATGAGGAATGCATAAATAAGGCAAAGGCAGCTCTTACTGCTCTTGAGAACACTATGGCAGATGAGAAAGGCAGGTAAACAGGCATGATACTACTAATAGATAACTACGACAGTTTTTCATATAACCTATACCAGATGGTAGGCGACATTGTTTATAATTCCAAGGACCCTGATCAGCAAAAAGACTCAGTATCCCGGAATAATTTGCCTGCAGAAGATATCCTCAAAGTGATCCGAAATGACGAACTTACAATCGAAGAAATCCGAAGGCTCTCACCGGATAAGATAATTATTTCTCCGGGCCCCGGTCGCCCTGAAGATGCCGGAATCATCATAGATGTGGTCAAAGAGCTGGGAAAAGAGATACCAATCCTGGGTGTATGTCTGGGGCATCAGGCAATCTGTGCTTCCTATGGGGGCGTAATAACCTATGCCAAGGAGCTAATGCACGGCAAGCAGTCTCATGTACACTTTGATTCCTCCTGCCCTATTTTTGCAGGACTTGGAAGCGAGGGAGATGTTGCAAGATATCACTCTCTTTCTCTTGACGCAGACACACTTCCTGAGTGCCTTAGTGTCACATCAACCACTGATGATGGAGAGATAATGGCAGTTCAACACCGGGAGTATTCCATTTTCGGCCTTCAGTTTCATCCTGAATCCATCCTTACTCCGGACGGTAAAACCATGCTCAAGAACTTCATTAAACTATGACTAAATGAATCTTTTTTTGTTGACACAAGCAGGCAAAAAAATTAACATTGTTTGTAGTAAGTTTAATTATGATTTTAGAAGGCAAGGGTGCCAAAGCAGCGACAACAGTGTTGTCCACTGTTTTGTGCACCTTTTTTCATTCATACAAACAGGAGGAAATCATGAGCAAATACACAAGAGAAGACATTTTCCGAATTGTAGAGGAAGAAGATGTTGCATTTATCAGACTGCAGTTCTGCGATCTGTTTGGTGTTCCCAAGAACATCGCCATTCCATCAAGCCAGCTTGAAAAAGCTCTGAGTAATGAGTGCATGTTTGACGGGATCTCAATTGATGGTTTTACCAGAGATGATGAAAGCGATATGTACCTCTACCCTGACCTTGACAGCTTTGAGATTTATCCCTGGAGACCTCAGGCAGGTAAGGTTGCCCGCATGTTCTGTAATGTCTACACTTCAGACAATAAGCCTTTTTCAGGTGACCCCAGATCAATCCTTGGCAATGTCATAAAAAGGGCTGCAGATATGGGTATCTCTTTTAAAGTTAACCCACGTCTTGAGTTCTTTTTATTCGACTACGATGACAATGGAAATCCAACTGCTACCACCAAGGAAAGAGCCGGCTATTTTGATGTAGCTCCGCTTGATCAGGGCGAAAATGTCAGAAGAGAGATCATTCTGAACTTAGAAGAAATGGGCTTTAACATCTCTTCATCCCATCACGAGATTGCCCCTGCCCAGCATGAGATCCAGTTTGAAGAGGAAGATGCTCTAAGGGCTGCTGACATGATCATGACATTCCGTATGGCAGTTAAGACGATTGCCAAAAAGCACGGTCTTTATGCCACCTTTATGCCCAAGCCCGTAGAAGGGATCAGCGGATCCGGAATGCATATGAGTTTTCTTGCTGAAAATTCAGATGGTGAGAATATTTTTGTTGATAAAGACGGGCAGCTTTCTGAGACTGCCGGAAGTTTCATCGCCGGAGTACTCTCTCATGCAAGAGGAATGACTCTTATCACAAATCCTATTGTTAACTCCTATAAGAGACTAGTTCCCGGCTATGATGCTCCTGTTAATATCTCCTGGTCCCAGTCATCAAACGGCAGAAGCGCTCTTATTCGTATTCCTTCAAGAAAAAGCTCTGCTACAAGAATTGAAGTTCGTAACCCTGATGCAACCTGCAACCCATATCTTGCTATTGCTCTTATTCTTGCAGCCGGCCTTGAAGGCATTGAAAAAAAGCTCACACCTCCTGCTGAGCTGACTGAGAATATCAGAAGTATCTCTTTTGACCAGACAAGTTCATCAAATGTGGATGTTCTTCCTATGACTCTTGGTGAAGCTATAACAGCCTTTAAAGCTGATGAGTTTGGCAAAGAGATTCTGAGCGAGTC
The sequence above is a segment of the Butyrivibrio proteoclasticus B316 genome. Coding sequences within it:
- the trpE gene encoding anthranilate synthase component I, translated to MTFYPDLDTIKTYAASGNYDIVPVSCTLLSDFITPIEVMRKLKKASTHCYMLESAQADEKWGRYTFLGYDPKLEITCINGHMKIGDSSFDTKDPSAHIRDIMHSHRSPKLSTLPTFTGGLVGYFSYDYLTYSEPTAKVSVNDTEEFKDVDLMLFDKVIVFDNVTQRIILIANMNLNSNAAGSASDVSFSTLEDNYNEAVSELNKIKDLLIYGEKQIEPKGKLLSPIKPLFDKETYSDMVIRAKKHIFEGDIFQIVLSNYLTADYEGSLFETYRRLRTINPSPYMFYFSGTDVEIAGASPETLVKLEDGVLHTFPLAGTRKRGTTEAEDIALEKELLADEKELAEHNMLVDLGRNDLGKISKFGTVEVEKLHSIERFSHVMHIGSTVRGIIRDDRDALDAIEAVLPAGTLSGAPKIRACQLIGALEGNKRGVYGGAIGYIDFSGNMDACIAIRLLYKKNGKVFVRSGAGIVADSNPEKEYEECINKAKAALTALENTMADEKGR
- a CDS encoding anthranilate synthase component II; this encodes MILLIDNYDSFSYNLYQMVGDIVYNSKDPDQQKDSVSRNNLPAEDILKVIRNDELTIEEIRRLSPDKIIISPGPGRPEDAGIIIDVVKELGKEIPILGVCLGHQAICASYGGVITYAKELMHGKQSHVHFDSSCPIFAGLGSEGDVARYHSLSLDADTLPECLSVTSTTDDGEIMAVQHREYSIFGLQFHPESILTPDGKTMLKNFIKL
- the glnA gene encoding type I glutamate--ammonia ligase is translated as MSKYTREDIFRIVEEEDVAFIRLQFCDLFGVPKNIAIPSSQLEKALSNECMFDGISIDGFTRDDESDMYLYPDLDSFEIYPWRPQAGKVARMFCNVYTSDNKPFSGDPRSILGNVIKRAADMGISFKVNPRLEFFLFDYDDNGNPTATTKERAGYFDVAPLDQGENVRREIILNLEEMGFNISSSHHEIAPAQHEIQFEEEDALRAADMIMTFRMAVKTIAKKHGLYATFMPKPVEGISGSGMHMSFLAENSDGENIFVDKDGQLSETAGSFIAGVLSHARGMTLITNPIVNSYKRLVPGYDAPVNISWSQSSNGRSALIRIPSRKSSATRIEVRNPDATCNPYLAIALILAAGLEGIEKKLTPPAELTENIRSISFDQTSSSNVDVLPMTLGEAITAFKADEFGKEILSESVYRKIIEAKKAEWKEFRTCVTKWELDKYLNNF